The Streptomyces sp. NBC_00459 DNA segment GGTCGCCGAGCAAAACCCTCACCACTCCCACGGGGAGATCGGCATCCGCGGCGAGTTCGGCGACGGACTGCGTCTCCGTACGGCACAGGTCGATGAGCGTCCGGTGCTCGGGACCGAGCGCGGTGTCGTCGTCCATACCGGGCGCACCCGGGTCGAGCGTGACGAGCGCGATCAGGTCGAAGCGCACCCCCGTGGGGCCGGATCTCGTGCGTCCGCCCGTCATGGCATAGGGGCGGACCAGGGGCCCGGCCTCGTTGTCGTACCACTGGCTGCCCGGCTCCTGCATGGTGCCTGTCGTGTCCTCGGTCATCTGTGCGGACCGCCCTCTCGCCTCATCCGGCGGCGGGCGGGCGGCCCGCTGCCCGCGGGGCCGTGTGGAGGTGCTCGCCCACTCGTTTCACCAGCCGCGCCATCTCGTATGCCACAAGGCCTATGTCGGCGGTCGCGGCGGTGAGCACCGCGAGGCAGGAGCCGTCACCCGCGGCGGCGACGAACAGGAAGCCGTCATCCATCTCCACCATGGTCTGACGCACGCCGCCGGCGCCGAAGTGCCGGCCTGTGCCCTTGGCCAGGCTGTGGAAGCCGGAGGCGACCGCGGCGAGGTGCTCCGCGTCCTCACGTCGGAGATCGGTGGAGGCGCCCACCGCGAGACCGTCGTTGGACAGCACCACCGCGTGCCGTACATCGCTGACGCGCAGTACGAGGTCGTCCAGCAGCCAGTCGAGTTCGCCGGACCGCCGATCCGCCCTCGTGCTCGGGTCCTTGATCATGCGGGGTCTCCTTCACTGCTGTCTCTGCCGGTTTCGGGCCCTCGGGTGACCCCGCTGCCGGGTGACCTGCCGCCACCGCGCACCCAGCCGTCGCGGTAGGCCACCATGCGGTCGCGTACGGCCTCGGGGGTGCGCTTCTCCTCGCTCCGCGAACCCTGCGGCCGGGTCGG contains these protein-coding regions:
- a CDS encoding DUF742 domain-containing protein codes for the protein MTEDTTGTMQEPGSQWYDNEAGPLVRPYAMTGGRTRSGPTGVRFDLIALVTLDPGAPGMDDDTALGPEHRTLIDLCRTETQSVAELAADADLPVGVVRVLLGDLLELGCVTVSRPVPPAQLPDERILREVIEGLRAL
- a CDS encoding roadblock/LC7 domain-containing protein, encoding MIKDPSTRADRRSGELDWLLDDLVLRVSDVRHAVVLSNDGLAVGASTDLRREDAEHLAAVASGFHSLAKGTGRHFGAGGVRQTMVEMDDGFLFVAAAGDGSCLAVLTAATADIGLVAYEMARLVKRVGEHLHTAPRAAGRPPAAG